The Methanomethylovorans hollandica DSM 15978 genome includes a region encoding these proteins:
- a CDS encoding DUF3656 domain-containing U32 family peptidase yields MTSSEHLMSSVPELLAPAGDMLSLKAAVENGADAVYLGVKKLSARAYASNFSLDELEQVIDYAHLRGVKVYITVNTLIKDAEFAEAAETLQSIAAYGADAVIVQDIGLLSFLREFLPELPVHASTQMTVHNTESVRLLEDVGVKRIVLARELPLEAIRSIHDNTHAELEIFIHGALCICYSGQCLLSSIIGGRSGNRGYCAQPCRKQYALMKNGKEVDVKGNFLLSPKDLNTAEILPQIIEAGVSSLKIEGRMKRPEYVAGVVSIYRQLLDRYAADPTRYFVSEEELRTLEQLFNRGFTHAYLSGKPRIELMDHDMPHNRGVLVGTVIGHSGGGCVSLKLSGSLNVGDGIGFSSEGTGENVTRMFYESRPITSAGKGMIVDLLLSNPVSAGTQVYRTSDSSLIKSMERSFTSQMPVRKVPVRLKLTAVKGKNLEMSLEDHNNNVVRMVSEYIVQPSQKNPTTEKDMEKQLLKLGNTVFYPVSLEILSDPDIFVPIRELNNIRNSAVQEMEKIRIIKWKRIFEDFIFSLPSYLEDNTGTPFLSVSVNTLDGLLCAADEGAGVIYYGDENFRSHTKATLKEAHDITCRTGCRIYLTTPSIVWDKEMDELHLLIREALGIGFHGVLVGNLGVLRVVQQLGCNFIIDYPLNVFNNRSCSFFHRAGSEAVTLSPELAMGQVSSLSRYGNVECVVHGNLKLMDIESCIVGSLLGGKNDACCMPCRDNTFAIKDEKGFEFPLLMDEHCRTHIFNSRELCLLDDVTSFVKAGVFRFRIEARYMDAQKVRLVVAAYKKSIGQCISKQAISYISCRDISGKYTKGHYFRGVL; encoded by the coding sequence GTGACATCATCAGAACATCTCATGTCCTCGGTCCCTGAACTGCTGGCCCCTGCCGGTGATATGCTATCTCTTAAGGCAGCTGTGGAAAATGGTGCAGACGCTGTGTACCTGGGCGTTAAGAAGCTAAGTGCCAGAGCTTATGCTTCTAATTTCTCTCTCGATGAGCTGGAACAAGTTATTGATTATGCTCATCTTAGGGGTGTGAAGGTATATATTACAGTGAATACTCTTATAAAAGATGCTGAATTTGCCGAGGCAGCCGAAACTTTGCAGAGTATTGCCGCATATGGAGCAGATGCCGTAATAGTGCAGGATATCGGTTTGCTTTCATTTTTACGTGAATTTCTTCCGGAGCTTCCTGTACATGCAAGTACGCAGATGACAGTACATAACACTGAAAGTGTGCGTTTACTTGAAGATGTGGGTGTGAAAAGGATCGTGCTTGCAAGAGAACTTCCACTTGAAGCCATCCGTTCAATACATGATAATACGCATGCAGAACTTGAGATCTTCATTCATGGTGCTCTATGTATTTGTTATTCGGGCCAATGTCTGCTTAGCAGCATAATAGGCGGAAGAAGCGGTAACAGAGGATACTGTGCACAGCCCTGTCGTAAACAGTATGCTCTTATGAAAAATGGAAAAGAAGTCGATGTTAAGGGAAATTTCCTGCTAAGCCCAAAGGACCTTAATACCGCTGAAATCCTGCCTCAAATAATCGAAGCAGGTGTTTCATCCCTTAAGATAGAAGGGAGGATGAAACGACCTGAATATGTGGCAGGTGTAGTGAGTATTTATAGACAGCTTCTGGACCGGTATGCAGCAGACCCGACAAGATATTTTGTATCTGAGGAAGAATTAAGAACACTTGAACAGCTTTTTAACAGGGGTTTTACCCATGCATATCTTTCAGGAAAACCACGCATTGAGCTAATGGACCACGACATGCCCCATAACCGAGGGGTTCTGGTGGGCACAGTAATTGGTCATTCAGGAGGAGGCTGTGTAAGCCTCAAATTGTCAGGCTCTCTCAATGTTGGCGATGGGATTGGTTTTTCATCGGAGGGAACGGGTGAGAATGTAACCAGGATGTTCTACGAGAGCAGACCGATCACTTCTGCTGGTAAAGGCATGATTGTAGATCTGCTTCTTTCCAACCCCGTATCTGCAGGTACGCAGGTATACAGGACTTCTGATAGCTCACTTATTAAGTCTATGGAACGATCTTTCACTTCTCAAATGCCTGTACGCAAAGTGCCCGTGAGGCTTAAGCTTACTGCTGTAAAAGGCAAAAATCTGGAAATGTCTTTGGAGGATCACAATAACAATGTAGTAAGGATGGTTTCAGAATACATTGTCCAGCCATCCCAAAAAAACCCAACAACCGAGAAGGATATGGAAAAACAGCTTTTAAAACTTGGAAATACTGTTTTCTATCCGGTCTCACTGGAGATTTTATCAGACCCCGATATTTTCGTTCCTATCAGGGAACTGAACAATATCCGTAACAGTGCCGTTCAGGAAATGGAGAAGATAAGGATCATAAAATGGAAACGTATATTTGAAGATTTTATTTTTTCACTGCCTTCTTATCTTGAGGACAATACAGGAACACCTTTCTTGTCTGTCAGTGTGAATACTCTGGATGGATTATTGTGTGCAGCAGATGAAGGTGCGGGTGTAATTTATTATGGAGATGAGAACTTCCGCAGTCACACGAAAGCCACATTAAAAGAAGCACATGATATTACATGCAGAACAGGCTGCAGGATTTATCTTACAACACCATCTATTGTCTGGGATAAGGAGATGGATGAACTGCATTTGCTTATCCGGGAGGCACTGGGAATTGGTTTCCACGGCGTGCTTGTTGGCAACCTTGGTGTTCTCAGAGTAGTTCAACAGTTGGGTTGCAATTTTATTATAGACTATCCTCTTAACGTATTCAACAACAGGTCGTGTTCATTTTTTCATAGGGCAGGCTCTGAAGCTGTTACCTTATCTCCGGAACTTGCAATGGGGCAGGTTTCATCATTGAGCAGGTATGGGAATGTGGAATGTGTGGTACATGGAAATCTCAAGCTCATGGATATAGAGAGTTGCATCGTTGGAAGTTTGCTGGGTGGAAAAAACGATGCATGCTGTATGCCCTGCAGGGATAATACGTTTGCAATAAAGGATGAGAAAGGTTTTGAATTCCCGCTGCTTATGGATGAACACTGCAGGACCCATATTTTCAATTCCAGGGAATTATGTCTGCTGGATGATGTTACCAGCTTTGTCAAAGCAGGTGTATTCAGATTCAGGATAGAGGCAAGGTATATGGATGCGCAGAAAGTGCGGTTAGTAGTAGCCGCATACAAAAAAAGTATCGGTCAATGTATCTCCAAGCAAGCGATCTCCTATATTTCCTGCAGGGATATATCTGGCAAATACACAAAAGGGCATTATTTCAGAGGTGTACTATGA
- a CDS encoding nucleoside 2-deoxyribosyltransferase has product MKVFFSGSIRGGRELLSVYQHLCSFIVSKGHEVLTEHVADPQVEKVESAMTEQEIFARDMALLEHSSCLIAEVSIPSTGVGYEICSAVQRNIPVLCLYRPGANVSAMVLGNPYVALWQYSTLEGLDTKVLAFLISLQAEIWG; this is encoded by the coding sequence ATGAAGGTATTCTTTTCAGGTTCTATTCGTGGTGGAAGGGAATTGTTATCAGTTTATCAGCATCTTTGCTCATTTATTGTTTCTAAAGGTCATGAGGTACTTACCGAGCATGTAGCTGATCCACAGGTTGAAAAAGTGGAGTCTGCCATGACAGAGCAGGAGATCTTTGCAAGGGATATGGCTCTCTTAGAGCACAGTTCATGCCTTATTGCAGAGGTAAGTATTCCTTCTACAGGCGTTGGCTATGAGATATGCAGTGCAGTTCAAAGGAATATTCCGGTACTCTGTCTGTACAGACCCGGAGCAAACGTGTCGGCTATGGTCCTAGGTAATCCCTATGTTGCCCTGTGGCAGTATTCCACACTGGAGGGACTTGATACCAAAGTGTTGGCCTTCCTTATCTCGCTACAGGCAGAAATATGGGGATAA
- a CDS encoding pro-sigmaK processing inhibitor BofA family protein translates to MVTEIIIVLAAIVIAYLLYKVLKTIKSMVINAIMGLLVLVIANTALGLEIAYSWVVVFTCAIAGVFGAILVILLHYAGIFF, encoded by the coding sequence ATGGTTACAGAGATCATAATCGTTCTGGCTGCAATAGTAATTGCATACCTGCTTTATAAAGTCCTGAAGACCATAAAAAGCATGGTGATCAATGCTATTATGGGATTATTGGTGCTTGTTATCGCCAATACCGCTCTGGGACTGGAAATAGCATACTCATGGGTTGTGGTCTTCACCTGTGCCATTGCAGGTGTGTTTGGTGCCATCCTTGTGATCCTGCTGCACTATGCGGGCATCTTCTTCTGA